The region CTTTCCAGGCAGTGCACACGCCCCTGCAGTCACCTAGAGAGTACTTGTACCGCTACCGTACCATGGGCAACGTGGCACGGAGAAAGTATGCAGCCATGGTCACCTGCATGGACGAGGCTGTTCACAACATCACCTGGGCCCTCAAACGCTATGGTTTCTATAACAACAGCATCATCATCTTCTCCAGTGATAACGGTGGCCAGACTTTCTCAGGAGGCAGCAATTGGCCACTCCGAGGACGCAAGGGTACTTACTGGGAAGGTGGTGTGCGAGGCCTGGGATTTGTCCACAGCCCCCTACTCAAGCAAAAGCGACGGACCAGCAGGGCTCTGGTGCATATCACAGACTGGTACCCGACCTTGGTGGGCCTGGCAGGTGGCACATCAGCAGAAGATGGGCTGGATGGCTATGATGTGTGGCCAGCCATCAGTGAGGGCCAGGCCTCACCACGCAAGGAGATCCTCCACAACATTGACCCACTCTACAACCATGCCCGTTATGGCTCACTGGAGGATGGCTTTGGCATCTGGAACACTGCTGTGCAGGCTGCCATCCGCGTGGGGGAGTGGAAACTGCTGACTGGAGATCCTGGCTATGGCGACTGGATCCCGCCTCAGACGTTGGCTGCCTTCCCTGGCAGTTGGTGGAACCTAGAGAGGATGGACAGTGTCCGCCAGGCTGTGTGGCTCTTTAACATCAGTGCTGACCCTTATGAACGGGAGGACCTGGCTGGCCAGCGGCCTGATGTGGTCCGTACCCTGTTGGCCCGTCTGGCTGAGTATAACCGCACTGCCATTCCTGTGCGCTACCCGGCTGAGAACCCTCGGGCCCATCCTGACTTTAATGGGGGTGCGTGGGGGCCTTGGGCCAGtgatgaagaagaagaggaggaaggcagaGCTCGAGTCTTCTCCCAGAGACACCACAAGAAAAAGTGCAAGATTTGCAAGCTTCGATCTTTTTTTCGTAAACTCAACACCAGGCTGATGTCCCATCAGATCTGATGCTTGGCGGTGGTAGAGATCTTGTTTCCCCTAAGATACTTCTCCACTGCAGCTTGGCCCTGCTTCTTCTCAGGGAGAAGCCTGAGGTCAACCCTTCATCTGTAGGGAAGTGGAGGCCGTGCACAGAAGCCCTTAACTGAACAGGATGGGAACTTGCAAGGGGGGCAGCGGTGGGGCAAGAAGGGATAGGACCAAACCGGGGTCCtattcctgcttctctgctgactTGCCCTGTGACCTCAGGTGACCTATATCAGctttcatgcctcagcctcctcatttGTAAGATGAGCTTTAATGACTGTGGGTCCAGTGTGCACCTGTGCCTGGGGCCATGGTGGAGTTCCTGGCTGACCTTGCCACCTTCCAGCTGATATGTGGCTGAGCCCTTTCTCTGGGTCTCTGCTGTTGGAACAAGGCCAGGTGGCTGCACTCACTGCAAAGAAACCACATGATTGTTGAGAGGTAGCTTTTTCTGGGTCTTCACATGCCTAGGCTAGTTCTAGGGCCACATGGCATGAAGGCGATGGGGGAACACGCTTCTTCCTGTGCCCAGCATTCAGAAAAACTGGTGGTGTCCTGGAGTGGTTGCAGAATTGGGGGAACAGCTGTGAAAAGAGCCTCTGAACCAATAACTCTCTTGATTTGGATGTAGTCCTTCCCCTGGGTCTCAATTTCCTCACTAGAAAATGGATGGAGACATGTTAGCCTTGGCTCTGCCTATCTCA is a window of Jaculus jaculus isolate mJacJac1 chromosome 13, mJacJac1.mat.Y.cur, whole genome shotgun sequence DNA encoding:
- the Arsi gene encoding arylsulfatase I, with the translated sequence MHALAGFSLVSLLSFGYLSWDWAKPTFVADRPGEASVEQPAAPPQPPHIIFILTDDQGYHDVGYHGSDIETPTLDRLAAEGVKLENYYIQPICTPSRSQLLTGRYQIHTGLQHSIIRPRQPNCLPLDQVTLPQKLQEAGYSTHMVGKWHLGFYRKECLPTRRGFDTFLGSLTGNVDYYTYDNCDGPGVCGFDLHEGESVAWGLSGQYSTMLYAQRASHILASHSPRRPLFLYVAFQAVHTPLQSPREYLYRYRTMGNVARRKYAAMVTCMDEAVHNITWALKRYGFYNNSIIIFSSDNGGQTFSGGSNWPLRGRKGTYWEGGVRGLGFVHSPLLKQKRRTSRALVHITDWYPTLVGLAGGTSAEDGLDGYDVWPAISEGQASPRKEILHNIDPLYNHARYGSLEDGFGIWNTAVQAAIRVGEWKLLTGDPGYGDWIPPQTLAAFPGSWWNLERMDSVRQAVWLFNISADPYEREDLAGQRPDVVRTLLARLAEYNRTAIPVRYPAENPRAHPDFNGGAWGPWASDEEEEEEGRARVFSQRHHKKKCKICKLRSFFRKLNTRLMSHQI